From a single Actinomyces viscosus genomic region:
- a CDS encoding rhodanese-like domain-containing protein — MKRPIRVLAVSTLLVSCGALALTGCSGSSTTSASATAHTTPADAKATGPVVIIDLRSADEFKQGHLEGAVNYDFSSGDFSKEISGLDRNSQYQLYGTDDQPKMASAVMRNAGFPSITDLGTIDAAKNTTGAKIVTD; from the coding sequence GTGAAACGCCCCATCCGCGTCCTGGCCGTCTCCACTCTGCTCGTCTCCTGCGGTGCGCTGGCACTGACCGGATGCTCGGGATCCTCCACCACCAGTGCCTCCGCCACAGCACACACCACCCCGGCGGACGCCAAGGCGACCGGCCCGGTGGTCATCATTGACCTGCGCTCGGCCGACGAGTTCAAGCAGGGGCACCTGGAGGGCGCTGTCAACTACGACTTCTCCTCCGGCGACTTCTCGAAGGAGATCTCGGGGCTGGACCGCAACTCCCAGTACCAGCTCTACGGCACCGACGACCAGCCCAAGATGGCCAGTGCCGTCATGCGCAACGCGGGCTTCCCCAGCATCACCGACCTGGGAACCATCGACGCGGCGAAGAACACGACCGGCGCGAAGATCGTCACCGACTGA
- a CDS encoding DUF7455 domain-containing protein, with translation MQSMSTTGTSTAAQAVTTLDEQTTPAADSTERPLTTADRCDVCDAQAYVRVVMLTGELFFCAHHARRHGERLKEVALLFQDETARLTADS, from the coding sequence ATGCAGTCCATGAGCACAACCGGAACCTCGACCGCCGCTCAGGCGGTGACCACCCTGGACGAGCAGACCACCCCTGCCGCCGACTCCACCGAGCGCCCGCTGACCACAGCCGACCGCTGCGATGTCTGCGACGCACAGGCCTACGTCCGAGTCGTCATGCTGACCGGCGAGCTCTTCTTCTGCGCTCACCACGCCCGTCGGCACGGCGAGAGGCTCAAGGAGGTCGCCCTGCTCTTCCAGGACGAGACCGCGAGGCTGACCGCCGACAGCTGA